The segment ATGATATTTGTATCATACAGTGCGGAAGATGCAGTTCCGGAAGTAAGTAAAGCAGTAGAAGACAGCATAACAAAAGATTATGATCAGGACGGAGTATACTCGTCGTATGAAAAAGCATTAAGACGTGCACAGGGGTCAGTATATGTAACATTGCCTGAAAGAAGAGGCGAATGGTATTCTACTCTGGACAAGATAAAAGACGAGGAAAATGAACTAATGCCTGATGAACAGGCAAGAATGAAAAGAAAGAGGTAACTAATGAGAAGATTAGGAATAATGTCTGTATTATGTGTAGCAGCAGGAATTTGCGTGAGTGCAGCTTCTACTTATGAGTATAAAAGAGAGCTTAGAGAAGGTGCAAGAGGAAAATGGCTGAATCTCAGGCAGCATTTAAACAGTGGAACAAGACTGGAAAAAGAACTTACAAAGGTAGACAGCCAGATTGACAAAAAAGTGGCTGAGATAAAAGAAATAGAAGATTTACTATTTAGAATAGAGCAATATAAAGCAGAAAACAATATAAGATAAAAAGAAGTTTTTATAAATTTTAAAAATTAATTAGTGAAAGTCGGATTTTGTATAGTCTGGCTTTTTTTATATAAATTATTTGACGTTTATACGTATGGTGTGTATACTAAGTATGAAAAAGGAGATGATTTTATGGCAACTCTAAGAAAAAATATAACAATAAAAGAAGAAGATTTTGAAAAAATATCAGACTTCGCATATAGAAATAGAGTTTCAGTTTCAGAACTTCTAAGGAAAGCTGCAATTTTTTATATAAATGTTCAGGAAAGTATGGATTTAAGTGAATATTTGAAGAAAAACTGTGATTTTGTTTCTGAAGAAGAACAAAAAGATTTAGATAATTGGATTAAAGAATTAAAGAGTAACTCTGATTCTGACTACGATTCTGATGAAGGGCAGGAAATAACTCTTGAAGATATCATACAAGGTAAGTTATAAAAAGGAGGCAGTAAAATTTTTAAAAAAGCATAGAATTGAAGCAATAAAATTCTATAAAGCTTTCGAAACTATGGCAAATGATCTTGAGAATTTTGATGGTTATGACATCAAAAGAATTGTTGGAAGAGATAATGAATACAGATTGAGATTAGGAAAATACAGAGCTTTATTTAGAGTGATTGATAATGAACTGCTGATCTTGGTGATCTATACAGACAGCAGAGGTCAAATATATAAATAATCAGACATATAAACTACATCTATATGTCTGAAAGTTTTTGCTGTATAATATTTTTTTTCAATTCTCTTCTGTAATCTTCCAGCAGCAGATTAAGTGTTGAAGAAAGTACCGGAAATATAAGTAAAAAAGTACCGGGTATTTTCGGAACATAAACTGAAACAGATATTGCAGTAATTGTTATAATCAAAGTAATAAAAAATCTAAAAACAGAATTTCTTTTCCGGGAATCAGCTCTGGATTCTCTCACTTTCTTTATTCCCTCATGTTCACTGTTATATATTATATATTCAAATATCAAAAGATAACTCAGGTTAACAAAGAGGTAAACTACATTATATCCCACTGCAGGAATAATATTCGACGGATTTTCCATTACCCATTTTGTAAAAATAGGTATCAGTGAAAGGAAAAAAAGAAACAGAAGATTAACCCATGTAATTTTACCGGAAATATTATTTATATAATAAAAAATTCTGCTGTGCTGGCTCCAGAAAGAGCCTACAACTATAAAACTGACAAAGTAGATGACAAGTGTTTCTGCCAGTTGTAAGAGACTGCTGCGGTCAAATGCCGGCGGCAGAGGAATGCTTAAAACCATAATTGTAATAATTATTGCAATGATTCCGTCACTGAGGGCTTCGAGCCTCTGTTTTGATAACTTCATATTTTCCGCCTTTGCATAATTTAATAACAAAATAATTAATTATCATGTCAGTAAGATTATACCACACATTTAAAATTTTATATCTGTTGAAAATAAAAAAGTATACTGACATATTCTGCCGGTACACTTTTTGTGTAAATTTATTTTGGAATAATAATAGAAAATGTACTTCCTACTCCTGAGTTACTGGTTAAGTTTATTTCACTGTTATAGTTATTTACAATTTCTTTCACTATGGCAAGTCCGAGTCCTGATCCTGAAAAGTTCATAGGTCTTGATTTATCAACCCTGTAGAATTTTTCAAATATTTTATCCTGCTCTTCCTCAGATATTCCGAGTCCGTTATCTGCAATTCTAAATGTATAAGTATCGTTATTTTCTGCAATTTCCACATTTATTTCCGGTTTTTCCGAGGAATATATAAGTGCATTTTCAATAAGATTTTTCATAACGAGTTTTATTTTTTCCGCATCAATATAGATGTAGTTATTTTCATCAAAAAGGTCAAAATTTGTTTGTATTTTTGCATTTTTATTATTAATAAGGAGGGTCAGCCCGAACAAAGTCTCATTAATAAGCTCATCTGCCTTAATATATGAGAGATTCAGGATTTTGAAACCTTCAAATTTTGAGTAATTCAAGAAATCATAGATTAGATTATCTATTTTGTTTATATTCGAATTTATGATTTTGAAAAAAGTCTTCATATTCTCATCTTTATTTTCTATAGATTCTTCAAGAGCTATTGTATATCCTTTTATATTTGTAAGAGGTGTTTTCAGCTCATGGGAAACATTTGAGATAAAATCTTTTTGTATTTTTTCAAAGTTTTTTGTGATAGTAATATCTCTGAGACTTATAATGATGGAATGTTCGGTTTCCAGCCTGTATGACTCTATAAGATAATATTTATTCAATTCAGTAAGGAAAAAATCTTCTTTTATATTTTCTTTTGATGTAAGAATACTTTTTATTTTTTTTATAAGAGAATTATATTTTATTGTATCAAAATATTTTTTTGATTTTGAATTATATGTAAGAATATCAACATTCTTATTTTTTAATATTATCTCGTTATTATTTATTACAAAAATAATATCATCAATGGCTCTAAGAATTTCTTTCAGCTTTTGGCTTTCTTTTTCCAGTGTTTTTTTGTAATTTTTTGTTTCTTTCTTTATATTAAAGACCTTCTGAAAAAAATCAAGGGATTTATTATTAATATAATAATCAATATTAAGTGTAAAGTTATCGTCAATAATATTAATGACATTTTCTTTTAAAAATTCTATCTCTTTCTCTTTGCTCATATAAAGGGAGTACAGTAAAAAGTCAAATATCAGAAATATAGCTGAGAATGAAAGAAGTATAGTTATTTTCTCGTGGAAAATAAATGCCAGAAATAAAATAAAAATCTCAAAAACAATAACTAAAGTCAAATTTCTTTTAATCGGTATCCAACTCCTTTTATAGTTTTTATATTTTTAGATATAGAAGGAAGCTTTTCACGGATTTTCCCAACATAGACATCAATTGTCCTGTCCCCGAGATGATAATTTTCATTCCAAACCCTGCTGAGGATAGTTTCCCTGCTGAGGGCAAGACCTTTATTCTGTATAAGAAAGGCAAGAAGCTTGAATTCTTTATTGGAAAGAATAATTTCACTGCTGCTTTCGGTTACTGTATGCTTATCAAGATTAATTTCTATCTGGTCATACTGCAAAAGTCCGCTTTCTTTCTCAGGAGCAAAACCCTCTTTTTTCAAAGAAAGGAGTTTTTTTATTCTCAGAATAAGTTCCCGCGGGTCAAAAGGCTTCCGGAGATAGTCGTCGCATCCCGCCTGAAAACCGTCAATAACATCCTCTGTTTCAGTTTTTGCAGTAAGCATAAAAATAAAAGGAGTCCCGTATTTATGTGATTCTTTTTTTATTAATTTGGCAATTTCCAGTCCGTTTAATCCCGGAAGCATAATATCCAGAATAACAAGGTCGGGTTTATGATTTTGCAGCATTTCCAAAGCTTTACCGCTGTTTTGGGCAGTGATGACATTGTAATTTTCTTTCTCAAGAAAAAACTGTATGAGAGTTTTTATCTCAAGGTCATCTTCTACAACAAGAATGGTATTTTTTTTCATATTAATATCCGCCTTTTAAAAAGTCTATTTTTTTCTTTTTAAGGTTATTTTTTCTTCTTCATAATCGATATGTCTTATATCAATTCCGTTATAAATATAAATAACAGTTTCGGCAAGATTTTTTATTGTATCCCCGATTCTTTCCAGATGCTGTGATATAAACAGTGCTCCAAGGTAGATTTCTCCTTTTTCGCCGTTTCCTCCCTTTTCGGAAGCAGTTTTATCATTCATTACTTTTTTTGTAGTTTCAATAACATTGGTTTTATAAGCATTAACTTCATCATCAAGGCTTAGTATAAGGTAAGCATAGTTCAGCTCTTCCTCATAGTAGCATTTCAGAAATAAATCAAACATCTGTTCGACTTTTGTGTGCATTTCAAGTATGCTCTGTTTTTCCAGAGACTTTATATTGTCAGAATGCTTTAATACTTTTAGTATATTCAGTGCAAGATCATTTATTCTTTCAGTGGCATTTCCTATTTTTATAACACCGATAAGAAATCTCAGATTTATAGCCATAGGCTGAAATCTCGCAATAGTAGTGATTACTTCCTCGTCAATTTTTAATTCAGTGTGATTCATTGTTTCTTCTATTGATTTTGCCTCACCGTATAATGCCTTGTCAAAAGTACCTGAATTAAGTATAGTTCTGATAATAGTGAGGGATCTTTTACAGTTTTTTAAGGCCTCTGAAATAAGAGTTCTGATATCTTCCATTCTTTCATCTAAGTTTCTCATTATATTGTCCTCCCATTTTTTTTAACTGAATTTTCCGTTTATATATTCTTCTGTTTTTTTATTACTTGGATTTGTAAATATTGTACTTGTTTTATCATATTCTTCAATTACACCTTTGTAGAAAAATGCCGTATAGTCGGAAATTCTCGCAGCCTGCTGCATATTATGCGTAACTATAACTATAGTATAGTTCTTTTCCAATTCTCTTATTAATTCTTCTACTTTTGATGTAGAAAGGGGGTCAAGCGCCGAAGTAGGCTCATCCATAAGAAGAATATCCGGTTTTATTGATATTGCTCTTGCGATACATAATCTTTGCTGCTGTCCTCCTGAAAGTCCCATAGCTGACTTGTGCAGCTTGTCCTTTACTTCATCCCATAAAGCAACAGCTTTCAGGCTTTTTTCCGCAATTTCCATAAGTTTGTTTTTATCTTTCAGTCCGTGAAGTCTCGGAGCATATACTATATTTTCATAAATAGACTTAGGGAATGGATTCGGCTTCTGGAAAACCATACCAACTTTTTTTCTGAGTTCTACGACATCATATCCCGGTTCAAATATATTTTTTCCGTTGATGACAATATCTCCTACATATTTTGAGGTATCAATCAGGTCGTTCATTCTGTTTATTGAACGAAGAAAAGTAGTTTTCCCGCATCCGCTGGGACCTATAAGCGCCGTAACGTTATTTTTGGGTATTTCCAGATTCAGATCATATAGTGCCTGGAAATCTCCATAAAAAAAATTAAAATTTCTAACCGAAATTATATTTGTCAAGCCGTTGTCATTATTTATCACCGGTTTATCTAATTTTGCCTCAGCCA is part of the Sebaldella sp. S0638 genome and harbors:
- a CDS encoding type II toxin-antitoxin system RelE/ParE family toxin, with translation MKISYKVSYKKEAVKFLKKHRIEAIKFYKAFETMANDLENFDGYDIKRIVGRDNEYRLRLGKYRALFRVIDNELLILVIYTDSRGQIYK
- a CDS encoding CopG family transcriptional regulator yields the protein MATLRKNITIKEEDFEKISDFAYRNRVSVSELLRKAAIFYINVQESMDLSEYLKKNCDFVSEEEQKDLDNWIKELKSNSDSDYDSDEGQEITLEDIIQGKL
- a CDS encoding PhoU domain-containing protein, whose amino-acid sequence is MRNLDERMEDIRTLISEALKNCKRSLTIIRTILNSGTFDKALYGEAKSIEETMNHTELKIDEEVITTIARFQPMAINLRFLIGVIKIGNATERINDLALNILKVLKHSDNIKSLEKQSILEMHTKVEQMFDLFLKCYYEEELNYAYLILSLDDEVNAYKTNVIETTKKVMNDKTASEKGGNGEKGEIYLGALFISQHLERIGDTIKNLAETVIYIYNGIDIRHIDYEEEKITLKRKK
- a CDS encoding cell wall metabolism sensor histidine kinase WalK; translated protein: MSKEKEIEFLKENVINIIDDNFTLNIDYYINNKSLDFFQKVFNIKKETKNYKKTLEKESQKLKEILRAIDDIIFVINNNEIILKNKNVDILTYNSKSKKYFDTIKYNSLIKKIKSILTSKENIKEDFFLTELNKYYLIESYRLETEHSIIISLRDITITKNFEKIQKDFISNVSHELKTPLTNIKGYTIALEESIENKDENMKTFFKIINSNINKIDNLIYDFLNYSKFEGFKILNLSYIKADELINETLFGLTLLINNKNAKIQTNFDLFDENNYIYIDAEKIKLVMKNLIENALIYSSEKPEINVEIAENNDTYTFRIADNGLGISEEEQDKIFEKFYRVDKSRPMNFSGSGLGLAIVKEIVNNYNSEINLTSNSGVGSTFSIIIPK
- the pstB gene encoding phosphate ABC transporter ATP-binding protein PstB — encoded protein: MAEAKLDKPVINNDNGLTNIISVRNFNFFYGDFQALYDLNLEIPKNNVTALIGPSGCGKTTFLRSINRMNDLIDTSKYVGDIVINGKNIFEPGYDVVELRKKVGMVFQKPNPFPKSIYENIVYAPRLHGLKDKNKLMEIAEKSLKAVALWDEVKDKLHKSAMGLSGGQQQRLCIARAISIKPDILLMDEPTSALDPLSTSKVEELIRELEKNYTIVIVTHNMQQAARISDYTAFFYKGVIEEYDKTSTIFTNPSNKKTEEYINGKFS
- a CDS encoding TMEM175 family protein, with protein sequence MKLSKQRLEALSDGIIAIIITIMVLSIPLPPAFDRSSLLQLAETLVIYFVSFIVVGSFWSQHSRIFYYINNISGKITWVNLLFLFFLSLIPIFTKWVMENPSNIIPAVGYNVVYLFVNLSYLLIFEYIIYNSEHEGIKKVRESRADSRKRNSVFRFFITLIITITAISVSVYVPKIPGTFLLIFPVLSSTLNLLLEDYRRELKKNIIQQKLSDI
- a CDS encoding response regulator transcription factor; amino-acid sequence: MKKNTILVVEDDLEIKTLIQFFLEKENYNVITAQNSGKALEMLQNHKPDLVILDIMLPGLNGLEIAKLIKKESHKYGTPFIFMLTAKTETEDVIDGFQAGCDDYLRKPFDPRELILRIKKLLSLKKEGFAPEKESGLLQYDQIEINLDKHTVTESSSEIILSNKEFKLLAFLIQNKGLALSRETILSRVWNENYHLGDRTIDVYVGKIREKLPSISKNIKTIKGVGYRLKEI